GCGCCGGCTCGGTACACAGCGCGCCGCCCACCCGATCAAGATTCCCGGTGACCACATTGATTAGCTGAACCAGCCAGTGACAGAGCGTCCCAAACGATTGGGTGGAAATCCCCATGCGGCCATAGCAAACAGCCCTGTCGGCCGCAGCAAAATCACGTGCGAGTTGACGAATGGTTTCGGCGGGCACGCCGCAGCGTGGGCTCATCGCCTCAGCGTCCAACGCGGCTACAGCAAGACGAACTTCCTCAAGCCCATCCACCGGCAGGTGGCTGTCGCAGGTCAGGCCCTCGGCAAACAGCGTATGCAACAAGCCGAACAACAAAGCTGCGTCGCCACCGGGGCGCACGAACACGTGCTGATCTGCGATGGCTGCCGTCTCGCTGCGACGTGGATCCACTACCACAACCTTGCCACCGCGTCCCTGGATCGCCTTCAGCCGTTTTTCGACGTCGGGGACGGTCATGATGCTCCCGTTGGACGCCAGCGGGTTTCCCCCCAGGATCAACATGAAATCGGTGTGGTCGATGTCGGCAATGGGCAACAACAAGCCATGACCATACATGAGGTAACTGGTGAGATGATGCGGAAGCTGGTCCACGGAGGTGGCTGAAAAACGGTTGCGCGTTTTGAGCAAACCCAGGAAGTAATTGCTGTGCGTCATCAAGCCGTAATTGTGAACGCTGGGATTGCCCTGATACACCGCCACCGCGTTTTGGCCGTGCCGCTGCTGAATGTCTAGCAGACGCTCCGCAACCAGCTCGAACGCCGCCTGCCATTCGATGGCGCGCCACTCACTGCCGATGCGTTGCATGGGCTGACGCAGCCGGTCGGGGTCGTTCTGAATGTCCTGCAGCGCAATAGCTTTTGGGCAAATGTGACCACGACTGAACGTATCTTGCGCATCCCCCTTGATCGAGGTGATCCGGGGCGCGACATCATCGTCAGCGGTGATCTCGATGGTCAGGCCGCAGATGGCCTCGCACAGGTGACAGGCTCGGTGGTGAAGAGTCTTGGTCATCGCCAGTCTCATATTTTTGTGTGGCAATCAGGGCGATTGCGGAAACAAAACTATGCAGCGAGATGTGTCACTTCGCCAGAAAGGTTCGTGACATGAATCGGATTGCATCAGGCGAGCCAATAGCGTTCACCTGAATCAAGGTAACGCTGGCTGACACTATTAAGCAGAACCGCCAATCGGGGTGACCACTTTGCGTTGGAGCTGAATCTCGTGAACCGTCTCGACCTGTTCCTGGGAGACTTGCACACCAGTCAGTTCGCCAATAAGACGCCAGTGATCATCAAGGCCAGAACTGATGGTAGCCATCCGATCAATCATCCGGCGGCCTGCAGAACGGGTCACTTCATCTTCACTGCGCATTAACTCGAACGACATTGACGTCATGGAAGCGGTGAGGTGAGTGAGGGTACGGGCGGTAAGCCCGAGCAATTCCATTAGTTGTTTCTCTTTTGAATCCATTCGTCACCCCCTAGGTGCACATAAGCGGTATTTATAACCCACGCCTGATAATTAATAAACGTCCGTACTTGCGAGGCGTGAAGCGTGTCGCATATGAAGCACACCTGTTGAACTGTTACAGAACCAGCATTAATTGCCAATGCAGACAGCGTCGGTGTACAACTGTGCACCATTAGTGGCGCGAGGCTGGCGATATGCATTGCTGTCGGCACAACTGTAGCATCCGGAAACACTAAAGGCGTCCAGAAAACAGCGCCTGCGGGCTACCGAATGTCCGGAGAAACTTTCTCCTCAGTCTGGGCCTTGGCATCAAGCGACATTTTCTTATACCCTCGCGCCTTCCCTATTCGTCGCCCCGAGCGGCTTTCGCCGCAGGTCTCGCCCGTTTTCCCGATAAAACCCGGCTTTGAGTCTCTGCGGTCTGTTGCAGAAAGGTAGTTAATGATGAGCGCAAGGCACTTTCTCTCGATGATGGACTACACGCCCGATGAGCTGGTCGGCGTGCTCCGTCGCGGCATAGAGCTAAAAGACCTGCGTAACCGCGGCGTACTTTTTGAGCCGCTACGAGGCCGCGTGCTGGCGATGATCTTCGAGAAATCTTCGACTCGCACACGGGTTTCCTTTGAAGCGGGCATGATCCAGCTCGGCGGTCAGGCGATTTTTCTGTCGCCGCGCGATACCCAGCTTGGCCGCGGCGAGCCTATCGCAGACGGCGCCCGGGTGATGTCGCGCATGGTTGACGCAGTGATGATCCGCACCTTCGCGCACAGCAACCTGACCGAGTTTGCCGCGCACTCCCGTGTCCCGGTGATCAACGGCCTGTCCGATGATCTGCACCCGTGCCAGTTGCTGGCCGACATGCAAACCTTTCTAGAGCACCGTGGCTCCATCCAGGGCAAGACCGTGGCCTGGATCGGCGACGGCAACAACATGTGCAACAGCTATATAGAAGCTGCGATCCAGTTCGACTTTAATCTGCGTATCGCCTGCCCTGAAGGTTATGAACCCGACCCTCGCTTCCTGGCGCTCGCCGAAAATCGCGTCACCCTGACCCGCGATCCACGTGAAGCAGTCAAAGGCGCGCACCTTGTCAGCACCGATGTCTGGACGTCGATGGGCCAAGAGGAAGAAACCGCCAGACGGATTGCTCTGTTTAGGCCGTTTCAGGTTACTCGCGGCTTGCTGGACCTGGCGGCTGAAGACGTGCTGTTCATGCACTGCCTGCCCGCTCACCGAGGAGAAGAAATCAGCCAGGACCTGCTGGACGACGCGCGTTCCGTGGCGTGGGATCAGGCGGAGAATCGCCTGCACGCGCAAAAGGCGCTGCTTGAGTTCCTGGTTGCCCCAGCCCTACAGTCCGCGTGAGCCCGCCCATGCTGCTGAAGTTGCGAAATCTGGCGTGCGGTTACGACAATCAACGCGTGGTGCAGGATTTGAATTTGCACCTCAATGCGGGAGACATTGGCTGCTTGCTGGGCTCATCGGGCTGCGGCAAGACCACCACGTTACGCGCCATCGCCGGGTTCGAGCCGGTTCATGAGGGCGAAATCGTTCTGGAGGGTGCAGTTATCTCCCGTGCGGGCTACACGCTCGCCCCAGAGAAACGCCGCATCGGCATGGTGTTTCAGGACTACGCGCTGTTTCCGCACCTGACCGTGGCCGAAAACATTGCCTTTGGGGTTCGTAATCACCCGCGTCTGACGCAACTGACGACCGAGATGCTGGAACTGGTCAATCTCGGGACGCTCGGCAAACGCTACCCGCATGAACTGTCCGGCGGCCAGCAGCAGCGTGTGGCATTGGCGCGAGCGTTGGCACCTGAACCACAATTGCTACTGCTCGATGAACCGTTTTCAAACCTCGACGGTGAGCTGCGAAGACGCCTGAGCCATGAGGTGCGCGACATCCTCAAGGCGCGCGGCACCAGTGCCATTCTGGTCACCCACGACCAGGAAGAAGCTTTTGCGGTCAGTGATCACGTGGGTGTGTTTAAAGAGGGCCGGCTGGAGCAGTGGGACACGCCGTACAACCTGTATCACGAGCCGGCTACACCGTTTGTGGCCAGCTTCATCGGCCAGGGGTATTTCATTCGTGGTCAGTTGATTGATGCCGAGTCGGTCCAGACCGAGCTGGGTGTGCTACGCGGCAATCGTGCGTACGCGGGGGTCAGCGGCGCGCCGATGGATGTACTGCTCCGTCCTGACGACATTGTCTACGCGCCACAGAGCGCACTCAAAGTACATGTCACCAGCAAGACCTTTCAAGGTGCAGCCACGTTGTACCGCCTGCAATTGCCAACCGGTACGCAGTTGGAAGGACTCTTCCCGAGCCATGCCGACCTCAATCCAGGCGATCATGTCGGGATTGAAGTGGCGGCCGAGCATCTGGTGTTGTTTCCGGCCGCAGGCAGCGTTGCGCTGCATCCTGCGAACGCGATGTAAGGACTGATTTAGCGGCTGCCTTTATGGGCCTCAACCGATGATCAGTTTCCCGCTTGCCACCAATACGGCGTAGCCGCCGATCTTCACGCGGGGGCCTTCAAGTCGACAGAATAACTCTCCACCTCGCGCCGAACACTGGTAAGCACTCAGACTCAGCTTGTTCAAACGCCCAGACCAATACGGGATGAGCGAACAGTGGGTGGAGCCGGTGACCGGATCTTCGTTGATCCCCAGACCTGGCGCAAAGTACCGGGAGACAAAATCATGCTGTTCGCCCTTGGCAGTGATGATCACACCCAGCCACGGCAAGCGCGCAATGGCGGCCATGTCCGGTTTGCAATCTCGCACCGCCTGCTCTGACTCCAGAACCACCAGCAATTCGGCGGCACCCAGCACGTCCACCACCTCAACGCCCAGCGCACGTTCGATATCCACCGTAACGCCCACCTCACTGGGCGGCATTGCCGGGAAATCCAGGAGCAAACGCCCGCCTTCGCGGCTGACGCTCAGTGGCCCGGATCTGCCCGAGAAATCGATCCGTTCGGCCGTCTCACCGTAGATCTCAAACAGGACATGAGCGCTCGCAAGCGTTGCGTGCCCGCACAAGGGGACCTCGGTGGTCGGCGTGAACCAGCGGATATGCCAGCCCTGCGCCTCGCGCACCAAAAAAGCGGTCTCGGCCAGATTGTGCTCGGCAGCTATGCACTGCATCAGTTCATCCGCAAGCCAGGTGTCGAGCTTGTAAACCATCGCGGGATTACCAGCAAAAGGCCGGTCACTGAAAGCGTCGACTTGATGAAATTCAAGCTGCATGGAAGGCATCCCCGTTATTAATCACTACAGCGGCCAATCGGTCGCCAGACATCGTTACCCGAACAACTGCTAACACGCTTGCGACGCATCGCACTCATTCACGACCAATTTGTGCAAATGTCGCATGCGTATGCTCGGCGAGTACAGCGGCCGACAGCTCCACCTCAAGCCCGCGGCGCCCGGCACTGACGAAGATCGTCGGAAAGGGTTGGGCCGATGTATCGATAAAGGTTCGAAGCCGTTTTTTTTGACCCAGCGGACTGATCCCACCCAGCAAATAGCCGGTTGCACGCTGCGCTGCAGCCGGGTCGGCCATTTCCACTTTCTTCGCGCCCGACGCATGTGCCAGCGCTTTTAAGTCCAGCGTCCCGATTACCGGCACCACCGCGACCAGCAGTTCGCCTTTTTCGGTGCTCGCCAGCAGGGTTTTGAACACTTGAGCGGGTTGCAGATTCAATTTCTCGGCCGCTTCGAGGCCATAAGAGGCAGCCTTCGGATCATGCTCGTAACTGTGAATACGGTGCTGAGCTCGGGCTTTTTTCAGCAAGTCCAATGCAGGGGTCATTCAGGCACTCCAGACGTACCGGGTCGTGTATTGGGAGGTGCCACTACTTTAGGCCATCTCCTTGCGGAACGCTTTGTATCAAGTGGGAATGCGACTGTTCAGTTTCGACTTTGACAGGCTTCGTTTATGTCTATATTTTTTCGAATACGAATATCCAGACCACACTGTCGCACCCATGGGTCTCGCCGGATTTTGGACGTAAACTGACGCCACGCTTTATCACCAGGCAATCGACATGACCGACTCAGAAAATAAAAATTACATCATCGCTCTTGACCAAGGTACGACCAGTTCGCGTGCCATCATTTTCGACCGCGATGCCAATGTGGTCAGCACAGCGCAAAGTGAATTCGTCCAGCATTACCCGCAACCGGGCTGGGTCGAACATGACCCCATGGAGATTTTCGCCAGTCAGACTGCCTGCATGACCAAGGTCCTGGCCCAGGCCAACCTTCACCACAACCAGATCGCCGCTATTGGCATCACCAACCAGCGTGAAACAACGGTGGTGTGGGAAAAAGACACTGGCCGCCCGATCTACAACGCTGTCGTCTGGCAGTGCCGCCGCAGCACCGAAATCTGTCAGCAACTCAAACGCGACGGGCTTGAGGAGTACATCAAGGAAACCACCGGGCTGGTCATCGACCCCTACTTTTCCGGCAGCAAACTCAAGTGGATCCTCGATAACGTCGAAGGCAGCCGGGAGCGTGCGCGTCGTGGCGAGCTGCTGTTCGGCACCGTCGATAGCTGGCTGATCTGGAAATTCACCGGCGGCACCACTCACGTTACCGATTACACCAACGCCTCACGCACCATGATGTTCAATATTCATAAGCTTGAGTGGGACCAGCGGATGCTGGATGTCCTGGACGTGCCGCGTGAAATGCTGCCCGAGGTCAAGTCTTCGTCCGAAGTCTACGGCCACAGCAAGAGTGGCATACCTATCGCCGGAATCGCCGGAGACCAGCAATCAGCGTTGTTCGGGCAAATGTGCGTAGAGCCCGGGCAGGCCAAAAATACCTACGGTACCGGTTGTTTCCTGCTGATGAACACAGGCAAGAAGGCCGTTAAATCCAACCACGGACTGCTGACGACCATCGGCTGCGGCCCACGAGGCGAAGTGGCTTATGCGCTGGAAGGGGCCGTGTTCAACGGTGGCTCGACCGTGCAATGGCTGCGTGACGAGCTGAAGATCGTCAACGACTCGATCGACACCGAATACTTTGCCACAAAGGTCAAAGACAGCAACGGTGTCTACCTCGTCCCCGCCTTTACCGGCCTGGGCGCACCGTACTGGGACCCGTATGCCCGTGGCGCGCTGTTCGGTCTGACGCGCGGCGTAAAGGTCGATCACATCATTCGGGCCGCGCTCGAATCCATCGCCTATCAAACCCGCGATGTGCTGGACGCCATGCAGCAGGACGCCGGCGAGCGCCTCAAAGCGTTGCGCGTAGACGGCGGTGCGGTGGCGAACAACTTCCTCATGCAGTTTCAGGCCGACATTCTCGGGAGAGAAGTCGAGCGCCCGAAAATGCGCGAAACCACGGCGCTGGGCGCGGCCTATCTTGCCGGCCTGGCGATTGGTTTCTGGAGCAGCCTGGATGAGCTGAAAGACAAAGCGGTGATCGAGCGCAGGTTCGAGCCGCAATGTGGCGAAGAGGAAAAGGAGCGGTTGTACGCGGGCTGGAAAAAAGCCGTCGACCGCACCCGCGATTGGGAACCGCACGAAACGACTGATTGATAGTCGCCCCCCCTGTAGGACCCAACTTGTTGGCGAAGCGTTCTGACTGGAACACCCATCAGCCGCTTCGCCAACAAGTGGGGTCCTGCAGAGAATCGCCTCACGCTTCATGTTTTTTCCGGCTGACAGATAACGCGCCGCTACGGCATCATGAGCGCCCGTGCCGGAAGGAAAAAAAATGAATCTGCCACCCCGTCAACAGCAGATCCTCGAGCTGGTCCGTGAGCGCGGCTATGTCAGCATCGAGGAAATGGCCCAACTGTTCGTCGTGACACCGCAAACAATCCGCCGAGACATCAATCAGCTGGCGGAAATGAACCTGCTGCGTCGCTACCATGGCGGCGCAGCCTACGATTCGAGTATCGAAAACACTGCCTATGCGATGCGCGCCGATCAGATGCGCGACGAAAAACAGCGCATCGCCGAAGCGATTGCGGCGCAGATCCCCGACCACGCCTCGCTCTTCATTAATATCGGAACCACTACCGAATCCATCGCCCGCGCGCTGCTCAATCACAATCATCTGAAAATCATTACCAACAATCTGCATGTCGCGTCGATCCTCAGCGGCAAGGATGATTTCGAAGTATTGTTGGCAGGTGGCAATGTACGTCGCGATGGCGGGGTCGTCGGTCAGGCGAGCGTCGATTTCATCACACAGTTCAAAGTCGATTTTGCCTTGGTTGGCATCAGCGGTATCGACGACGATGGCAGCCTGCTGGACTTCGACTATCAGGAAGTCCGGGTTTCGCAAGCCATTATCGCTAATGCGCGTCAGGTCATCCTGGCGGCGGACTCCAGCAAGTTCGGGCGTAACGCGATGGTCAGACTGGGCCCGATCACCCTTATCGACTGCCTGGTTACCGATCAGGCTCCGGTGCCTGCCCTTGCGCAGCTGCTGACGCAAAACAAGATTCGGCTGGAAGTGGTCTAACGCGTTCCGCCCGATTTGCGCCTTGCGCTGGATTCTGCCCGGAGGGCGCAGGAACCCGGTTTGACAGTGATCGGCCGGGAACCGGTCGTCAATCATGTGCTGCAATACGTCATGGCAAATCGAACCAGCTGTGTTGCTGCCGGTTCCCGGCAGATCGTCAGCAAGCTGGACTCCTGAGGCCTCCGGCCAGAATCACAAGTACTACCCATGTTCACTTTTGTTCCTTTTTCGGCTTCCTGATCAGTATTTTCAATCAATACTGGGTGGCTGGTCCTTTCTGTTTGCGCTATTATTTTCGGAAATGAACATGAATGTTCGAATTCGCCCTTGAGCGATCATCAATCGAACCCAAGATAATCGAACACAGGAGGCTCCCATGCCCCATTCCACATTGCCAAATCCGCCGCTTTCCGAGGTCTACGACATCGCTGTCATCGGCGGTGGCATCAATGGTGTCGGAATTGCGGCGGATGCCTCGGGCCGAGGTCTATCGGTTTTCCTGTGTGAAAAGGATGACCTCGCCAGCCATACCTCTTCGGCGAGTAGCAAACTGATTCATGGCGGCCTGCGCTACCTTGAGCATTACGAGTTCCGTCTGGTGCGTGAGGCGCTGGCAGAACGTGAAGTCCTGCTGGAAAAGGCCCCCCATATCGTCAAGCCCATGCGCTTTGTGTTGCCGCACCGGCCGCACCTTCGCCCGGCGTGGATGATCCGCGCGGGCCTGTTCCTGTATGACCATCTGGGTAAGCGTGAAAAACTGGCTGCGGCCAAAAACGTTCGCTTCGGCGTCGACAGCCCGCTCAAATCAACCATTACTCGCGGTTTTGAATACTCGGATTGCTGGGTTGACGATGCCCGTCTGGTGGTACTCAATGCCATGGCCGCTCGCGAGAAAGGCGCGCACGTCCACACGCAGACACGATGCCTGAATGCACGCCGCAGCAAAGGCCTGTGGCAACTGAACATGGAGCGCGCCGACGGTAGCCTGTTCTCGATTCGCGCCAAAGCGCTGGTCAACGCGGCCGGTCCGTGGGTCGCGAAGTTTATTCGCGAAGATTTGAAGCTCGAGTCGCAATACGGCATCCGCTTGATTCAAGGTAGCCATTTGATCGTGCCGAAGCTGTATGAGGGCGAGAACGCCTTCATCCTGCAAAATGAAGATAAGCGGATCGTTTTCGCGATTCCTTACCTTGAGCGCTTCACCATCATTGGCACCACCGACCGCGAATACACAGGCGATCCGAGCAAAGTCGCGATCACTGACGGCGAGACCGATTACTTGCTGAAGATCGTCAACGAGCATTTCAAAGTGCAATTGAGTCGCGACGACATCCTTCGTAGTTACTCGGGTGTTCGCCCGCTCTGCAATGATGAGTCGGATAACCCTTCAGCCATTACCCGCGATTACACGTTGTCATTGACCGGCAGCGCCGAGGAAGCGCCGATTCTGTCGGTATTCGGGGGCAAGCTGACGACCTACCGTAAACTGGCGGAATCGGCCATGCAGCAACTTGCACCGTTCTTCCCGCAGATGAAACCGAGCTGGACTGCAAAAGGCAGGCTGCCTGGCGGCGAGAACATGACCACTCCAGCCGCATTGGCCAGTGAGTTGCAAAAGCGTTGCGCCTGGTTGCCTGCCGAGACAGCCAATCGCTGGGCCATTACCTACGGCAGCCGCAGCTTTCGGATTATCGAAGGCGTACAAAGTGTTGCCGACATGGGCGAATCATTAGGCGGCGGGCTTTTCTCGCGAGAAGTCGATTACCTGTGCAGCGAAGAGTGGGCGACCAATGCCGACGACATCCTGTGGCGCAGGACCAAGCTTGGCTTGTTCACTACCGCACAAGAGCAGGAAAACGTGCAGCAATACCTGAACAAAGTGGCTCTCAGTAAAAGCGAAATAGCAGCCGCTTGATTGATCTGCAGGAGCGAATTTATTCGCCAGGCGGTGGCCTGTAAGTAGCTCTCCACTGCCTCGCCAACAACTTGGCTCCTGCGGACACCTCTACCCATTCGGTTTTCCGAACACCCTCCCCGCGTTAATTCGGGTTCCCGTACGCCGCCTCCTCCCGTAATTGTACCGCCCTCCATAAATTCTATTCACATCAAGCACTTGCCCACCCTCGCGAGCTTGGCATGAGTCATGCTCTACACTTCTTCACGATTGCTTCGACCTTGGTATGCCACTGATTGGGCCGCGGTTGAAGCGTTCTGAAAACAAGCGGGCCGTCCAACACCGGTCCCATAAAAAAACAAAAGTCGAGGATTCATTGATGCGCATCGTTCCCCATCTGTTGGGCGCAGCTATCACAGCCGCTCTGATCACCACGCCAGTTTTCGCCGCCGAACTCACCGGCACCCTTAAAAAAATCAAAGAATCGGGCACCATTACGCTCGGTCACCGTGACTCTTCCATTCCGTTTTCCTACATTGCTGACGCTACCGGCGTACCGGTTGGCTACTCGGCTGATATCCAGCTGAAAATCGTCGAAGCGATCAAGAAAGATCTCGACATGCCCGACCTCAAGGTCAAGTACAACCTGGTCACCTCCCAGACCCGTATCCCGCTCGTTCAGAACGGTACTGTAGACGTCGAGTGTGGCTCGACCACCAACAACGCCGAGCGCGGCCAGCAAGTTGATTTCTCCGTCGGCATCTTCGAAATCGGCACCCGCCTTCTGTCCAAGGCCGATTCGTCCTACAAGGACTTTGACGACCTGAAAGGCAAGAACGTCGTCACCACCGCCGGCACAACGTCCGAGCGCATCCTCAAGTCCATGAACGCTGACAAGCAAATGGGCATGAACGTGATCTCGGCCAAAGACCACGGTGAATCCTTCCAGATGCTGGAATCGGGTCGCGCTGTTGCCTTCATGATGGACGACGCGTTGCTGGCGGGCGAAATGGCCAAAGCCAAAAAGCCTACCGACTGGGCCGTTACCGGCACGCCACAGTCCTATG
The DNA window shown above is from Pseudomonas sp. BSw22131 and carries:
- a CDS encoding glutamate/aspartate ABC transporter substrate-binding protein, with the translated sequence MRIVPHLLGAAITAALITTPVFAAELTGTLKKIKESGTITLGHRDSSIPFSYIADATGVPVGYSADIQLKIVEAIKKDLDMPDLKVKYNLVTSQTRIPLVQNGTVDVECGSTTNNAERGQQVDFSVGIFEIGTRLLSKADSSYKDFDDLKGKNVVTTAGTTSERILKSMNADKQMGMNVISAKDHGESFQMLESGRAVAFMMDDALLAGEMAKAKKPTDWAVTGTPQSYEIYGCMVRKGDADFKKAVDDAIVATYKSGEINKIYDKWFTQPIPPKGLNLMFPMSEQLKALIANPNDKPAPDKKA
- the glpK gene encoding glycerol kinase GlpK, translated to MTDSENKNYIIALDQGTTSSRAIIFDRDANVVSTAQSEFVQHYPQPGWVEHDPMEIFASQTACMTKVLAQANLHHNQIAAIGITNQRETTVVWEKDTGRPIYNAVVWQCRRSTEICQQLKRDGLEEYIKETTGLVIDPYFSGSKLKWILDNVEGSRERARRGELLFGTVDSWLIWKFTGGTTHVTDYTNASRTMMFNIHKLEWDQRMLDVLDVPREMLPEVKSSSEVYGHSKSGIPIAGIAGDQQSALFGQMCVEPGQAKNTYGTGCFLLMNTGKKAVKSNHGLLTTIGCGPRGEVAYALEGAVFNGGSTVQWLRDELKIVNDSIDTEYFATKVKDSNGVYLVPAFTGLGAPYWDPYARGALFGLTRGVKVDHIIRAALESIAYQTRDVLDAMQQDAGERLKALRVDGGAVANNFLMQFQADILGREVERPKMRETTALGAAYLAGLAIGFWSSLDELKDKAVIERRFEPQCGEEEKERLYAGWKKAVDRTRDWEPHETTD
- a CDS encoding DeoR/GlpR family transcriptional regulator, producing MNLPPRQQQILELVRERGYVSIEEMAQLFVVTPQTIRRDINQLAEMNLLRRYHGGAAYDSSIENTAYAMRADQMRDEKQRIAEAIAAQIPDHASLFINIGTTTESIARALLNHNHLKIITNNLHVASILSGKDDFEVLLAGGNVRRDGGVVGQASVDFITQFKVDFALVGISGIDDDGSLLDFDYQEVRVSQAIIANARQVILAADSSKFGRNAMVRLGPITLIDCLVTDQAPVPALAQLLTQNKIRLEVV
- the argF gene encoding ornithine carbamoyltransferase; this translates as MSARHFLSMMDYTPDELVGVLRRGIELKDLRNRGVLFEPLRGRVLAMIFEKSSTRTRVSFEAGMIQLGGQAIFLSPRDTQLGRGEPIADGARVMSRMVDAVMIRTFAHSNLTEFAAHSRVPVINGLSDDLHPCQLLADMQTFLEHRGSIQGKTVAWIGDGNNMCNSYIEAAIQFDFNLRIACPEGYEPDPRFLALAENRVTLTRDPREAVKGAHLVSTDVWTSMGQEEETARRIALFRPFQVTRGLLDLAAEDVLFMHCLPAHRGEEISQDLLDDARSVAWDQAENRLHAQKALLEFLVAPALQSA
- a CDS encoding ABC transporter ATP-binding protein; this translates as MSPPMLLKLRNLACGYDNQRVVQDLNLHLNAGDIGCLLGSSGCGKTTTLRAIAGFEPVHEGEIVLEGAVISRAGYTLAPEKRRIGMVFQDYALFPHLTVAENIAFGVRNHPRLTQLTTEMLELVNLGTLGKRYPHELSGGQQQRVALARALAPEPQLLLLDEPFSNLDGELRRRLSHEVRDILKARGTSAILVTHDQEEAFAVSDHVGVFKEGRLEQWDTPYNLYHEPATPFVASFIGQGYFIRGQLIDAESVQTELGVLRGNRAYAGVSGAPMDVLLRPDDIVYAPQSALKVHVTSKTFQGAATLYRLQLPTGTQLEGLFPSHADLNPGDHVGIEVAAEHLVLFPAAGSVALHPANAM
- the glpD gene encoding glycerol-3-phosphate dehydrogenase, with the translated sequence MPHSTLPNPPLSEVYDIAVIGGGINGVGIAADASGRGLSVFLCEKDDLASHTSSASSKLIHGGLRYLEHYEFRLVREALAEREVLLEKAPHIVKPMRFVLPHRPHLRPAWMIRAGLFLYDHLGKREKLAAAKNVRFGVDSPLKSTITRGFEYSDCWVDDARLVVLNAMAAREKGAHVHTQTRCLNARRSKGLWQLNMERADGSLFSIRAKALVNAAGPWVAKFIREDLKLESQYGIRLIQGSHLIVPKLYEGENAFILQNEDKRIVFAIPYLERFTIIGTTDREYTGDPSKVAITDGETDYLLKIVNEHFKVQLSRDDILRSYSGVRPLCNDESDNPSAITRDYTLSLTGSAEEAPILSVFGGKLTTYRKLAESAMQQLAPFFPQMKPSWTAKGRLPGGENMTTPAALASELQKRCAWLPAETANRWAITYGSRSFRIIEGVQSVADMGESLGGGLFSREVDYLCSEEWATNADDILWRRTKLGLFTTAQEQENVQQYLNKVALSKSEIAAA
- the ybaK gene encoding Cys-tRNA(Pro) deacylase; translation: MTPALDLLKKARAQHRIHSYEHDPKAASYGLEAAEKLNLQPAQVFKTLLASTEKGELLVAVVPVIGTLDLKALAHASGAKKVEMADPAAAQRATGYLLGGISPLGQKKRLRTFIDTSAQPFPTIFVSAGRRGLEVELSAAVLAEHTHATFAQIGRE
- a CDS encoding PhzF family phenazine biosynthesis protein, whose product is MQLEFHQVDAFSDRPFAGNPAMVYKLDTWLADELMQCIAAEHNLAETAFLVREAQGWHIRWFTPTTEVPLCGHATLASAHVLFEIYGETAERIDFSGRSGPLSVSREGGRLLLDFPAMPPSEVGVTVDIERALGVEVVDVLGAAELLVVLESEQAVRDCKPDMAAIARLPWLGVIITAKGEQHDFVSRYFAPGLGINEDPVTGSTHCSLIPYWSGRLNKLSLSAYQCSARGGELFCRLEGPRVKIGGYAVLVASGKLIIG